The Mycolicibacterium hassiacum DSM 44199 genome includes a window with the following:
- a CDS encoding MCE family protein produces the protein MLKYRGAHLMRAGFMGVTLIVLVIAIGLQPERLYQWASSLRYQALFTEAGGLAPGNDVTISGIKVGSVSSISLVNGDALVEFTIDGRYPLGSETTAHIRTGTLLGQRELALESAGSGTLDRSKPIPTTRTTSPYSLVDALGELTTNTEGTDTESLNRSLDTLAETLDQIAPQLGPTFDGVSRLSRALNSRNETLAELLRTAGEVTQIFAERSQQVNTLILNANDLIAVLNERREAITSLLRATTAVSQELSALVADNEQELAPALEHLNEVTAMLEKNRDNLAKMLPGAAKYYLTQGEIVSNGAYYNALIPNLVFGQILQPFLDYAFGFRRGIDAGQPPDNVGPRAEIPFPVNALPQPGDLPDDGNP, from the coding sequence ATGCTGAAATACCGCGGCGCCCATTTGATGCGGGCCGGATTCATGGGTGTCACGCTCATCGTGCTCGTCATCGCCATCGGGCTGCAGCCGGAGCGGCTGTACCAGTGGGCCTCGTCGCTGCGTTATCAGGCGCTGTTCACCGAGGCGGGTGGGCTCGCGCCCGGTAACGACGTGACCATATCCGGGATCAAGGTCGGGTCGGTATCGTCGATCTCCCTGGTCAACGGCGACGCGCTGGTCGAGTTCACCATCGACGGCCGATATCCGCTGGGTTCGGAGACCACCGCCCACATCCGCACCGGAACCCTGCTCGGCCAGCGGGAGTTGGCGCTGGAGTCAGCCGGATCCGGCACGCTAGACCGCAGCAAGCCGATTCCGACGACGCGGACGACCTCGCCGTACTCCCTGGTCGATGCGCTCGGTGAGCTGACCACCAACACCGAAGGCACTGACACCGAATCGCTGAACCGGTCGCTGGACACCCTGGCCGAGACGTTGGATCAGATCGCACCGCAACTGGGACCGACGTTCGACGGGGTGTCGCGGTTGTCGCGGGCGCTGAACAGCCGCAACGAGACACTGGCGGAGCTGTTGCGCACCGCGGGCGAGGTCACCCAGATCTTCGCCGAGCGCAGCCAGCAGGTGAACACGCTGATCCTCAACGCCAACGACCTGATCGCGGTGCTCAACGAACGCCGCGAGGCGATCACCAGCCTGCTGCGAGCGACCACCGCGGTGTCGCAGGAGTTGTCGGCCTTGGTGGCCGACAACGAGCAGGAACTCGCCCCGGCGCTCGAGCATCTCAACGAGGTCACCGCGATGCTGGAGAAGAACCGCGACAACCTCGCGAAGATGCTGCCCGGCGCGGCCAAGTACTACCTGACGCAGGGCGAGATCGTGTCCAACGGTGCCTACTACAACGCGCTGATTCCGAACCTGGTCTTCGGTCAGATCCTGCAGCCGTTCCTGGACTACGCCTTCGGATTCCGGCGAGGGATCGATGCCGGGCAGCCGCCCGACAACGTCGGACCCCGTGCCGAAATACCGTTCCCCGTCAACGCTCTTCCGCAACCAGGAGATCTTCCCGATGACGGCAACCCGTAG
- a CDS encoding MCE family protein, whose product MTATRRRLAVGTAIALIIVMIGAAVLLVRQVVFGPYTITAYFPTATAIYPGDEVRVSGVRVGTIESITPEGTRTKMVLKIDRDVPVPAGARAVIVAQNLVAARYVQLTPPYRKGDGPTMQDGDEIPMNRTAVPVEWDQVKTQLMRLATELGPKGDQPGAVADTSAARFIESAADALGDNGAKLRETIAQLSGVARVFAEGSGNIVDIIKNLQTFVAALRDSKQQIVMFENRLATLSSVLNDSRSDLDAALSTLSHAMEEVQRFVAGSRELTAEQVQRLTNLTQIIVDHRLAFENVLHITPNAIANFQNIFYPNGGAVTGAFSLVNFSNPLQVICGMIGAVANVTAAETAKLCAQYLGPAARLLNFNNIPLPINAYLRPAVSPDKIIYTDPKLAPGGSGPNDPPEPPPTVSAYTGMGDVAPPPGWGAPPAPRGMYMPTDDGPAIPSPALFPGAPIPGPPTVISNIPPGAEAKSPSVQDMLLPSGQPAADTPLLPAEGAPR is encoded by the coding sequence ATGACGGCAACCCGTAGGCGACTCGCGGTGGGCACCGCGATCGCGCTGATCATCGTCATGATCGGGGCGGCGGTGCTGCTGGTGCGGCAGGTGGTTTTCGGCCCGTACACCATCACGGCGTACTTCCCGACCGCCACCGCCATTTATCCCGGCGACGAGGTGCGGGTGTCGGGGGTGCGGGTCGGCACCATCGAGTCGATCACCCCGGAGGGCACCCGCACCAAGATGGTTCTCAAGATCGACCGGGACGTGCCGGTTCCGGCCGGCGCCAGGGCGGTGATCGTCGCGCAGAACCTGGTGGCGGCCCGTTATGTCCAGCTCACACCCCCGTACCGCAAGGGGGACGGGCCGACCATGCAGGACGGCGACGAGATCCCCATGAATCGCACCGCCGTGCCGGTCGAATGGGATCAGGTCAAGACCCAGTTGATGCGGTTGGCAACCGAGTTGGGGCCCAAGGGCGATCAGCCCGGTGCGGTGGCCGACACCTCCGCCGCCAGGTTCATCGAGAGTGCCGCCGACGCGCTCGGCGACAACGGGGCCAAGCTGCGGGAAACCATCGCCCAGCTCTCCGGCGTGGCCAGGGTTTTCGCCGAAGGCAGCGGCAACATCGTCGACATCATCAAGAATCTGCAGACCTTCGTCGCCGCGCTGCGGGACAGCAAGCAGCAGATCGTGATGTTCGAGAACCGGCTCGCCACACTCAGCAGTGTTCTCAACGACAGCCGATCCGATCTGGACGCCGCGCTGAGCACGCTGTCGCACGCGATGGAGGAGGTGCAGCGCTTCGTGGCCGGCAGCCGCGAACTGACCGCCGAGCAGGTGCAGCGGTTGACCAACCTGACCCAGATCATCGTCGACCACCGGCTCGCGTTCGAGAACGTCCTGCACATCACGCCGAACGCAATCGCCAACTTCCAGAACATCTTCTACCCGAACGGCGGAGCGGTCACCGGCGCGTTCTCGCTGGTGAACTTCTCCAACCCGCTGCAGGTCATCTGCGGGATGATCGGGGCGGTCGCCAACGTCACCGCGGCCGAAACCGCGAAACTGTGCGCCCAGTACCTCGGACCGGCGGCGCGGCTGTTGAACTTCAACAACATTCCGCTGCCGATCAACGCCTATCTGCGGCCCGCGGTGAGCCCGGACAAGATCATCTACACCGACCCGAAGCTCGCGCCCGGCGGCTCCGGCCCCAACGACCCGCCCGAGCCGCCGCCGACCGTGTCGGCCTACACCGGCATGGGCGACGTGGCACCGCCGCCGGGTTGGGGCGCCCCGCCTGCACCGAGGGGGATGTACATGCCGACCGATGACGGCCCGGCGATCCCGTCGCCGGCGCTGTTCCCCGGCGCGCCGATTCCGGGGCCGCCCACTGTCATCTCGAACATTCCCCCTGGGGCGGAGGCGAAGTCGCCGAGCGTGCAGGACATGCTGCTGCCGTCCGGGCAACCGGCCGCCGACACGCCCCTGCTGCCCGCGGAAGGGGCACCGCGATGA
- a CDS encoding MCE family protein, whose protein sequence is MMRGTRRWGVRAAISAACAVLGLTGCSFQGINSLPLPGAVGRGPDSVNYQVEIDNVATLEPNSPVMLDDVVVGSVGRMTVKDWHAVVEISVQPDVVIPANAVASVGQTSLLGSMHLALNPPPGEPPSGRLEPGATIPRNSSSTYPTTERTLASLSTVINGGGLGQISDIIHNFSAAVSGRETEIRELLTRLDNFVGVLDAQRDDIIAAIQQLKRVAGTFAGQREVLDRALRELPPAIDVLIEQRPQLTTALQKLGQFGDTATRLVNEAGDDLVKDLEHLGPTLEKIADIGPDLNLALLWATAFPYGPTFADRITRGDYINLFAVFDLTYPRLKRTLLLGTRWGDENAKLIPAPGDPYYLNYSYNPLSLGVAPPPQTAPAEKPPVDAPVLPVAPPPPAAPWLPQSTVTPQAQIFAGPYGNEPSAEPRAEAPGGGG, encoded by the coding sequence ATGATGCGTGGAACGAGGCGTTGGGGCGTGCGGGCGGCCATCTCCGCCGCCTGTGCGGTGCTGGGGTTGACCGGATGCTCCTTCCAGGGCATCAACTCGCTGCCGTTGCCGGGCGCGGTGGGCCGCGGGCCCGACTCGGTCAATTACCAGGTGGAGATCGATAACGTCGCGACGCTGGAGCCGAACTCACCGGTGATGCTCGACGACGTGGTGGTCGGCAGCGTCGGCAGGATGACGGTCAAGGACTGGCACGCCGTCGTCGAGATCTCGGTGCAGCCCGATGTGGTGATCCCGGCCAACGCGGTGGCCTCGGTGGGCCAGACCAGCCTGTTGGGGTCGATGCACCTGGCGCTGAACCCGCCACCCGGAGAACCACCGTCCGGTCGGCTCGAACCCGGGGCCACCATTCCGCGTAACTCGTCGTCGACCTACCCGACCACCGAACGCACGCTGGCGTCGCTGTCGACCGTCATCAACGGTGGCGGGCTGGGCCAGATCAGCGACATCATCCACAACTTCAGCGCAGCGGTGTCCGGCCGGGAGACCGAGATCCGCGAACTGCTCACCCGGCTGGACAATTTCGTCGGTGTCCTCGACGCCCAGCGCGACGACATCATCGCCGCGATCCAGCAGCTCAAGAGAGTCGCCGGAACGTTCGCCGGACAGCGCGAGGTACTCGACCGCGCATTGCGGGAGTTGCCACCGGCGATCGACGTGCTGATCGAACAGCGTCCACAGTTGACCACCGCGCTGCAGAAGCTCGGCCAGTTCGGCGATACCGCGACGAGACTGGTCAATGAGGCCGGCGACGACCTGGTCAAGGACCTCGAGCATCTGGGACCGACGCTGGAGAAGATCGCCGACATCGGGCCCGATCTGAACCTGGCGCTGCTGTGGGCGACCGCGTTCCCGTACGGGCCGACGTTCGCCGACCGCATCACCCGCGGCGACTACATCAACCTGTTCGCCGTCTTCGACCTGACCTATCCGCGGTTGAAGAGGACGCTGCTGCTGGGCACCCGGTGGGGCGACGAGAACGCCAAGTTGATTCCCGCACCGGGCGATCCGTACTACCTGAACTACTCGTACAACCCGCTGTCGCTGGGGGTGGCGCCACCGCCGCAGACCGCGCCGGCCGAGAAACCACCCGTGGACGCGCCGGTGCTGCCGGTGGCCCCGCCACCGCCGGCCGCGCCGTGGCTGCCGCAGTCGACGGTCACGCCGCAGGCGCAGATCTTCGCCGGGCCGTACGGAAATGAGCCGTCGGCGGAACCGAGAGCCGAAGCACCGGGAGGTGGGGGCTGA
- a CDS encoding MCE family protein, translated as MLTRFVRNQLIIFTIASIIGIVVMAFTYMQVPTLLGIGRLTVTLELPAAGGLYRFGNVTYRGVQIGKVTDVRLTETGAEAVLSLATTPKIPADLDAKVLSVSAVGEQYVDLLPRTDSGPYLQNGARIPRDRTTIPQAVGPMLDQVDALVDSIPGDRISDLLAESFKAFNGAGPDLQSLIDSAATITRDANAVSPQTRALIDDSGPLIESQAETADAIRTWARSLAGVTDQLERNDPEIRTLLQRGPGFAQEVSQLLDQVKPTLPVLLANLTTIGQILVTYNPSIEQLLVIFPGVVAAQQSFGLQHNNPTGLPLGDFALTINDPPPCTVGFLPPSAWRNPEDTTTVDTPDGLYCKLPQDAPISVRGARNYPCMAHPGKRAPTVELCNDPKGFQPLAMRQHTLGPYPLDPNLISQGIPPDDRVDFQERIYAPIQGTPLPPGAVPSGVPPSVLHGSPEGPMAPPIPVGPPAPGPAPASAPPAPDSVAPPPGSNSVAPPPPPGNSINGTPIPPVPAPPDHGVSATPSAHIAGQGRVTPSVAVTTYDPNTGKFISPDGFLQKHTNLVGGEGKSWQDLMPT; from the coding sequence ATGCTGACCCGTTTCGTACGGAACCAGCTGATCATCTTCACGATCGCGTCGATCATCGGGATCGTGGTGATGGCCTTCACCTACATGCAGGTGCCGACCCTGCTGGGTATCGGCCGGCTGACCGTCACCCTGGAACTGCCGGCCGCCGGTGGGCTGTACCGGTTCGGCAACGTCACCTACCGCGGCGTGCAGATCGGCAAGGTGACCGACGTACGGCTCACCGAAACCGGTGCCGAGGCGGTGTTGTCGCTCGCCACGACCCCGAAGATTCCCGCCGACCTCGACGCCAAGGTGCTCAGCGTGTCGGCGGTCGGCGAACAGTACGTCGATCTGCTGCCGCGCACCGACTCCGGCCCCTATCTGCAGAACGGAGCGCGAATACCGCGGGACCGCACCACGATTCCGCAGGCTGTCGGCCCGATGCTGGACCAGGTCGACGCGCTGGTCGACAGCATCCCCGGCGATCGGATATCCGATCTGCTCGCGGAGTCGTTCAAGGCGTTCAACGGGGCCGGGCCGGACCTGCAGTCGCTGATCGACTCGGCGGCGACCATCACCCGCGACGCCAATGCGGTCTCGCCCCAGACCCGGGCACTGATCGACGACAGTGGTCCGCTCATCGAGTCGCAGGCCGAGACGGCCGACGCGATCCGCACCTGGGCGCGCAGCCTGGCCGGGGTCACCGACCAGCTGGAACGCAACGATCCCGAGATCCGGACGCTGCTGCAGCGCGGACCCGGCTTCGCCCAGGAGGTATCGCAGCTACTCGACCAGGTGAAACCCACGCTGCCGGTGCTGCTGGCCAATCTGACCACGATCGGGCAGATCCTGGTCACCTACAACCCGTCGATCGAGCAGTTGCTGGTGATCTTCCCGGGCGTCGTCGCGGCTCAGCAGTCCTTCGGTCTGCAGCACAACAACCCGACCGGCCTGCCGCTGGGCGACTTCGCGCTGACCATCAACGACCCGCCGCCATGCACGGTCGGGTTCCTGCCGCCGTCGGCGTGGCGCAACCCGGAGGACACCACGACCGTCGACACCCCTGACGGGCTGTACTGCAAGCTGCCGCAGGACGCGCCCATCTCGGTGCGCGGTGCGCGCAACTATCCGTGCATGGCACACCCGGGCAAACGGGCACCCACTGTCGAACTGTGCAACGACCCCAAGGGATTTCAGCCGCTCGCGATGCGCCAGCACACCCTCGGGCCGTACCCGCTCGACCCGAACCTGATCTCGCAGGGCATCCCGCCGGACGACCGGGTGGATTTTCAGGAGCGGATTTACGCACCGATCCAGGGAACTCCGTTGCCACCGGGTGCGGTGCCTTCCGGGGTGCCGCCGAGCGTGCTGCACGGCTCGCCCGAGGGGCCGATGGCGCCGCCGATCCCGGTGGGGCCGCCCGCGCCCGGGCCGGCCCCGGCCAGTGCGCCACCGGCACCCGATTCGGTGGCTCCGCCACCGGGGTCCAATTCGGTGGCTCCGCCACCGCCGCCGGGGAACTCGATCAACGGCACCCCGATCCCACCGGTCCCGGCCCCGCCCGACCACGGCGTGAGCGCCACGCCGAGCGCGCACATAGCGGGGCAGGGTCGTGTGACGCCGTCGGTCGCGGTCACCACCTACGACCCGAACACCGGAAAGTTCATCTCTCCCGACGGTTTTCTGCAGAAGCACACCAATCTTGTCGGGGGAGAGGGGAAGTCCTGGCAAGACCTGATGCCGACCTGA
- a CDS encoding Rv2253/PknI dimerization domain-containing protein — protein MTALVPAAHADDDFGVALNGVYRVMSDGDWAKGNEVKYKQQTVIETWTVTTDCVSPIECTGTVVSDRGWTATARLDDYWVIDHDIPNWVPCPDGTFAPGHQKFMVMGWNRQTELRDTHETNFLVGRNVTKSPSGACGVNKPVVIEMPVWMEKIG, from the coding sequence GTGACGGCGCTGGTGCCGGCCGCCCACGCGGACGACGACTTCGGTGTCGCGCTCAACGGCGTCTACCGCGTCATGTCCGACGGCGATTGGGCCAAGGGCAACGAGGTCAAGTACAAGCAGCAGACCGTGATCGAGACGTGGACCGTCACCACCGACTGCGTGAGCCCGATCGAGTGCACCGGCACCGTGGTGAGCGATCGTGGCTGGACCGCAACCGCACGGCTCGATGACTACTGGGTCATCGACCACGACATCCCGAACTGGGTGCCGTGCCCCGACGGCACCTTCGCACCGGGGCACCAGAAGTTCATGGTGATGGGGTGGAACCGCCAGACGGAATTGCGCGACACTCACGAGACCAATTTCCTGGTCGGCCGCAACGTCACCAAGAGCCCCAGCGGCGCGTGCGGGGTCAACAAGCCGGTCGTCATCGAAATGCCGGTGTGGATGGAGAAGATCGGCTGA
- a CDS encoding cytochrome P450 — MSTDSSIDFDSVDYFTDPSLVPDPHPYYDHIRAKDPVACPIHNGVLAVTGWEAANAVYRDSENFSSCVAVMGPFTPLPFTPEGDDITEQIAKHRTEIPMFEHMVTMDPPEHTNARSILTKLLTPKRLKENEDFMWRLADRHIDEFINDGRCEFLAAYAKPFSLLVVADLLGVPEEDHEDFREAFGAQRPGTNIGSLDHELIVTNPLEWADEKFIRYIEERRKNPRNDVLTSIATAKYPDGSTPDVIDVVRTATFLFAAGQETTAKLLGAALRVLSDRPDIQQRLREDRSLIPVFIEECLRMDAPVKSVFRMARKTTKLGDHPVPAGTTVMVSPGAANRDPARFDNPHEFDLDRKNVREHIAFSRGIHSCPGAPLARVEGRVSIERLLDRLGDINVDEEKHGPRDARRYEYEPTFILRGLKELHITFTPLG, encoded by the coding sequence ATGAGCACGGACTCGAGCATCGATTTCGACTCGGTCGACTACTTCACCGATCCCTCGCTGGTGCCGGATCCGCACCCGTACTACGACCACATCCGGGCCAAGGACCCGGTGGCCTGTCCGATCCACAACGGCGTGCTCGCGGTGACCGGTTGGGAGGCGGCCAACGCGGTGTACCGGGACAGCGAGAACTTCTCGTCGTGCGTCGCGGTGATGGGTCCGTTCACGCCGCTGCCGTTCACACCGGAAGGCGACGACATCACCGAGCAGATCGCCAAGCACCGCACCGAGATCCCCATGTTCGAGCACATGGTGACGATGGATCCGCCGGAGCACACCAACGCCCGGTCCATCCTCACCAAACTGCTCACCCCCAAGCGCCTCAAGGAGAACGAGGACTTCATGTGGCGCCTGGCCGACCGCCACATCGACGAGTTCATCAACGACGGCCGCTGCGAGTTCCTCGCCGCCTACGCCAAGCCGTTCTCGCTGCTGGTGGTGGCCGACCTGCTCGGCGTGCCCGAGGAGGACCACGAGGACTTCCGGGAGGCTTTCGGTGCCCAGCGGCCGGGCACCAACATCGGCAGCCTCGATCACGAGCTCATCGTCACCAACCCCTTGGAGTGGGCCGACGAGAAGTTCATCCGCTACATCGAGGAGCGCCGCAAGAATCCGCGCAACGACGTGCTGACCTCGATCGCCACCGCGAAATACCCGGACGGGTCGACCCCCGACGTCATCGACGTGGTGCGCACCGCGACGTTCCTGTTCGCGGCCGGCCAGGAGACCACGGCCAAGCTGTTGGGGGCGGCGCTGCGGGTGCTGTCCGACCGGCCCGACATCCAGCAGCGGCTCCGTGAAGACCGCAGCCTGATCCCGGTGTTCATCGAGGAGTGCCTGAGGATGGACGCCCCGGTCAAGAGCGTGTTCCGGATGGCCCGCAAGACAACGAAACTCGGCGACCATCCGGTCCCGGCGGGCACAACGGTAATGGTGAGCCCGGGCGCGGCGAACCGAGACCCGGCTCGGTTCGATAACCCGCACGAGTTCGATCTGGACCGCAAGAACGTGCGTGAGCACATCGCGTTCAGCCGCGGCATCCACTCCTGCCCGGGCGCTCCCCTCGCCCGCGTGGAGGGCCGCGTGTCGATCGAGCGCCTGCTGGACCGACTCGGCGACATCAACGTCGACGAGGAGAAGCACGGCCCCCGGGATGCCCGGCGCTACGAGTACGAGCCGACGTTCATCCTGCGCGGGCTCAAGGAGCTGCACATCACGTTCACGCCGCTCGGCTGA
- a CDS encoding TetR/AcrR family transcriptional regulator: MAARRIGAPDAKNRGVLLDAAEKLLLEEGYAAVTSRRVAERAGLKPQLVHYYFRTMDDLFLALFRRMAEAGFDALATALAAPQPLWALWRFSTQHDAARLTIEFMGLAIHRKELRAEIVDTAERFREEQNKAIEAALARYGIDTNEVPPVVWTVFATSVSQALALERALGITSGHAEMFAYCESWIRRLEGEPIEAAG; this comes from the coding sequence ATGGCGGCGCGGAGAATCGGCGCACCGGACGCCAAGAACCGTGGCGTCCTGCTTGACGCTGCCGAGAAACTGCTGCTCGAGGAGGGATACGCCGCGGTGACGTCGCGGCGGGTCGCCGAGCGTGCGGGTCTGAAACCCCAACTCGTGCACTACTACTTCCGCACCATGGACGACCTGTTCCTGGCGCTGTTCCGGCGGATGGCCGAGGCCGGGTTCGACGCGCTGGCGACCGCGTTGGCGGCGCCGCAGCCGCTGTGGGCGCTGTGGCGGTTCAGCACCCAGCACGACGCCGCCCGGCTCACCATCGAGTTCATGGGCCTGGCCATTCATCGCAAGGAGTTGCGCGCCGAAATCGTCGACACCGCCGAACGATTCCGCGAAGAGCAGAACAAGGCGATCGAGGCGGCGCTGGCCCGCTACGGCATCGACACCAACGAGGTGCCGCCGGTGGTGTGGACCGTGTTCGCGACCAGTGTCTCGCAGGCCCTGGCCCTGGAACGGGCGCTGGGCATCACGAGCGGGCACGCCGAGATGTTCGCCTACTGCGAGTCGTGGATCCGGCGACTGGAGGGCGAGCCGATCGAGGCGGCCGGCTGA
- a CDS encoding thiolase family protein yields the protein MTNDVAIIGVGLHPFGRFDKTAMEMGAEAIQAALADAGLEWKDIQFGFGGSYEVSNPDAVTRLVGLTGITFTNVFNACATAASAIQQTADTIRLGKYDIGIAVGLDKHPRGAFTDDPAKLALPQWYAENGQFVTTKFFGMKANRYIHDHGISQETLAKVANKNYRNGALNPNAFRRKELSVEEILNSAVLNYPLTQYMFCAPDEGAAAVIMCRGDIAHRFTDKPVYVRASEIRTRRYGAYEVHATCAPLEEDVSPTVYAARAAYEAAGIGPEDVDIAQLQDTDAGAEIIHMAETGLCADGEQEKLIAEGATEIGGSIPVNTDGGLIANGEPIGASGLRQVHEIVRQLRGEAGDRQVPGKPKVGLAQVYGAPGTASATILSL from the coding sequence ATGACCAACGACGTCGCCATCATCGGCGTGGGCCTGCACCCGTTCGGCCGTTTCGACAAGACCGCGATGGAGATGGGCGCCGAAGCCATCCAGGCCGCGCTGGCCGACGCCGGCCTGGAGTGGAAGGACATCCAGTTCGGCTTCGGCGGCAGCTACGAGGTGTCCAACCCCGACGCGGTCACCCGCCTGGTCGGGCTCACCGGAATCACGTTCACCAACGTGTTCAACGCGTGCGCCACCGCCGCGTCGGCGATCCAGCAGACCGCCGACACCATCCGGCTGGGCAAGTACGACATCGGCATCGCGGTGGGGCTCGACAAGCACCCGCGCGGCGCGTTCACCGACGACCCGGCCAAGCTCGCGCTGCCGCAGTGGTACGCCGAGAACGGGCAGTTCGTCACCACCAAGTTCTTCGGCATGAAGGCCAACCGCTACATCCACGACCACGGGATCTCCCAGGAAACCCTGGCGAAGGTGGCCAACAAGAACTACCGCAACGGCGCGCTGAACCCGAACGCGTTCCGCCGCAAGGAACTGTCGGTCGAGGAGATCCTGAACTCGGCGGTGCTGAACTATCCGCTGACCCAGTACATGTTCTGCGCTCCCGACGAGGGCGCGGCGGCGGTCATCATGTGCCGCGGCGATATCGCGCACCGGTTCACCGACAAACCGGTGTACGTGCGGGCCAGCGAGATCCGGACTCGCCGCTACGGCGCCTACGAGGTGCATGCCACCTGCGCGCCGCTCGAGGAGGACGTGTCCCCGACGGTCTACGCCGCGCGGGCGGCCTACGAGGCGGCCGGGATCGGACCGGAGGACGTCGACATCGCGCAGCTGCAGGACACCGATGCGGGCGCGGAGATCATCCACATGGCCGAGACCGGGCTGTGCGCCGACGGTGAGCAGGAGAAGCTGATCGCCGAGGGCGCCACCGAGATCGGCGGCTCGATCCCCGTCAACACCGACGGCGGCCTGATCGCCAACGGCGAGCCCATCGGCGCATCGGGGTTGCGCCAGGTGCACGAGATCGTTCGCCAACTGCGCGGTGAGGCCGGTGACCGTCAGGTGCCGGGCAAGCCGAAAGTCGGCCTGGCGCAGGTCTACGGGGCTCCGGGTACGGCGTCGGCGACGATCCTGTCGCTGTGA
- a CDS encoding Zn-ribbon domain-containing OB-fold protein codes for MVNAVSTQKALAPEISTWPDPNPQLIGSNCGACGATVFPVQNRCPKCSAAEMSEVKLPRRGTLVAWTTQGFPPGPPYKGPTGKDFVPFGVGLVQLGDVVRVEGRLTENDPAKLQFGQEVELTMVPFTTDEDGNEIVTFAFRPV; via the coding sequence ATGGTCAACGCCGTGTCGACACAGAAAGCTCTCGCACCGGAAATCTCCACGTGGCCCGATCCGAACCCGCAGCTCATCGGCAGCAACTGCGGTGCCTGCGGCGCCACCGTCTTCCCCGTGCAGAATCGCTGCCCGAAGTGCAGCGCGGCCGAGATGTCGGAGGTGAAACTCCCCCGCCGCGGCACCCTGGTCGCCTGGACCACGCAGGGCTTCCCGCCCGGCCCGCCGTACAAGGGGCCGACCGGCAAGGATTTCGTCCCGTTCGGCGTCGGTTTGGTCCAACTCGGTGACGTCGTCCGCGTCGAGGGCCGACTGACCGAGAACGACCCGGCCAAGCTGCAATTCGGCCAGGAGGTCGAGCTGACCATGGTGCCGTTCACCACCGACGAGGACGGCAACGAGATCGTCACCTTCGCCTTCCGGCCGGTGTAA
- a CDS encoding enoyl-CoA hydratase/isomerase family protein encodes MVDLELDDGLAVITIDRPQARNAISLETMDQLNKALDGAEGARALVITGAGDRAFVSGGDLKELAALRTEFDASTMAWRMRAICDRIAGFPGPTIAVLNGHALGGGAEFAVSADIRLAADDIKIGFNQVTLEIMPAWGGAERLVELVGYSKALLLAGTGMVIDAAEAERIGLVDLVLPRASFEPDWRAIARALASRPAGEIKRVMKGATTTEAVAAFARLWVSDEHWAAADKVMNRNK; translated from the coding sequence ATGGTCGACCTCGAACTGGACGACGGCCTGGCGGTGATCACCATCGACCGCCCACAGGCGCGCAACGCCATCTCCCTGGAGACGATGGACCAACTGAACAAGGCGCTCGACGGCGCCGAGGGCGCGCGGGCGCTGGTGATCACCGGGGCCGGTGATCGTGCGTTCGTCTCCGGCGGTGACCTGAAGGAACTGGCCGCGCTGCGCACCGAGTTCGACGCGTCGACGATGGCGTGGCGGATGCGCGCGATCTGCGACCGGATCGCCGGCTTCCCGGGTCCGACCATCGCGGTGCTCAACGGTCACGCCCTCGGCGGAGGCGCGGAGTTCGCCGTGTCGGCCGACATCCGGCTGGCCGCCGACGACATCAAGATCGGCTTCAACCAGGTGACGCTGGAGATCATGCCGGCCTGGGGCGGCGCCGAACGACTCGTGGAACTGGTGGGCTACAGCAAGGCGCTGCTGCTCGCGGGCACCGGCATGGTGATCGACGCGGCCGAGGCCGAGCGGATCGGCCTGGTCGATCTGGTGCTGCCGCGGGCGTCGTTCGAGCCGGACTGGCGGGCGATCGCACGGGCGCTGGCGAGCCGGCCCGCCGGCGAGATCAAGCGGGTGATGAAGGGGGCGACCACCACCGAGGCGGTGGCGGCGTTCGCGCGGCTGTGGGTGTCCGACGAGCACTGGGCCGCCGCCGACAAGGTCATGAACCGCAACAAGTAG